One part of the Armatimonadota bacterium genome encodes these proteins:
- a CDS encoding macro domain-containing protein, with the protein MHHPWLTLLKPRQTTLIDQTLTRVFAIAPTSVPNLAADALILTCDQTGRMVSHVRKAVRDYSGGYIIENELNALAPIEPGQAVMTQAGRMRAKKVVHTNIFDHAGVTSLDLQRRAMDSAIRMAVENGCQTVAFVDYTSDLRRALTEETAIAIIGAIGASNGLKEAKIVCFDAVSAWVIADQAKRSSSGQSVEDLGYLKVRFTSLNTAQTKNIAKLPTDAVILFTDANLNAPAWNLMPGGRKHERPCGAYLHKARVNSSIEALAPIKPGDAVLIPGARVPSRRLILAAVDHPNDYPEAIQSALRTADAHSLKTVTMPNPSMGNPDMQPLESAQMAVDAICDYLYGPRPSLSRIFLAGETDADEQAWFRALNNIKPSVQLPELMAGA; encoded by the coding sequence ATGCATCATCCTTGGCTGACCCTGCTCAAGCCCAGACAAACGACCCTTATCGACCAAACGTTGACCCGAGTCTTTGCGATTGCGCCCACTTCCGTTCCCAATCTCGCCGCCGACGCCCTCATCCTCACTTGCGATCAGACCGGACGCATGGTGTCGCATGTTCGAAAGGCCGTGCGCGACTATTCGGGCGGCTATATCATTGAGAACGAATTGAACGCGCTGGCGCCCATCGAACCCGGTCAGGCCGTGATGACGCAGGCCGGTCGAATGCGCGCTAAAAAGGTCGTCCACACGAACATCTTTGACCATGCAGGGGTAACGAGCCTCGATCTGCAGCGCCGCGCGATGGACTCGGCGATCAGAATGGCCGTAGAGAACGGCTGTCAAACGGTGGCTTTCGTCGATTATACGAGCGACCTGCGCAGAGCGCTGACCGAAGAGACTGCGATCGCGATCATAGGGGCTATCGGCGCTTCAAACGGCTTGAAGGAAGCCAAGATCGTCTGCTTCGATGCCGTGAGCGCATGGGTGATCGCCGATCAGGCAAAACGTTCGTCGAGCGGCCAGAGCGTCGAGGATTTAGGCTATCTGAAGGTGCGGTTTACTTCCCTTAACACCGCGCAGACCAAAAACATCGCAAAACTGCCGACCGATGCCGTAATTCTCTTCACCGATGCTAACCTCAATGCGCCCGCGTGGAATCTGATGCCGGGGGGCCGCAAGCATGAGCGTCCGTGCGGCGCCTATCTTCACAAGGCCCGAGTCAACAGTTCGATTGAGGCTCTCGCACCGATCAAGCCAGGCGATGCTGTGCTTATCCCGGGCGCGCGCGTTCCGTCTCGAAGGCTGATTTTGGCCGCGGTCGACCATCCGAACGACTATCCCGAGGCGATCCAATCGGCGCTGCGAACGGCAGACGCCCACAGTCTCAAAACGGTAACGATGCCCAACCCGAGCATGGGCAACCCCGATATGCAACCGTTAGAGTCGGCCCAGATGGCGGTCGATGCGATCTGCGACTATCTGTACGGCCCTCGACCGAGCCTATCCCGCATCTTTCTGGCAGGCGAGACCGATGCCGACGAGCAGGCTTGGTTCCGCGCGCTCAACAACATCAAGCCGAGCGTTCAGTTGCCCGAACTGATGGCCGGCGCATAG